CGTGATCTTCCGTTTCTCCCAGGGAAACTCTCGAACGGCATTTAAGAAAGTTTCCGCGATCCCAATGGCCGACTCGGCTGAAGTGTTCGGTAAGGCAATGATGAATTCTTCCCCGCCGAAACGACCGACAATATCCTCCTTTCCGGCTTTCTCCAAAAGAAGAGAAGCCAATTGGATTAAGACCTGATCGCCTTCCGGATGACCGAACTGGTCGTTGAATGCTTTGAAATGATCGGCATCGATCATCATCAAAGAAATTTGGCTTTCTTGTTTTTGCATGAAAAAGAGGATACGCTGGAGTTCCGCACCGAAGGCTCTTCTGTTCTTGAGTTGAGTCAACGGATCCGTGGAAGCTTGTTCAAACAATCGATCATTTGCTTCTTTGAGTTCTGCGGCGAGTTGACTGATTCTTTGATTGGACTCTACGAGATCGGTGATATCACGACCCGTAATATAGACCAAACCGGATTCGAGATCAGGAAAACCCGTCCAGGCAATATATCGATAGTTGCCGTTTGCACAGCGAAGTCGGTTTTGAATGGAAGCTTTCGGAACTCCATTGTCGAGTTTGGAAAATTCCTTCACCGCTTCATCGAAATCCTCCGGATGTAATAGATCAAAAGGCATTTTACCGAGGAGATCCTCCGCCGACCAGCCCAGTAGTCTTTCGAAGGCGGGATTGACCGAAATCACGGTTCCGTCCATTCTTTGGATGGAGAAAAGATCTAGGGAATAATTGTAGAATTTCTCGAGATTGTATTCGTTTTTATAACTCATTGTCAAAGTCCACAAATGAAGAATCGATCAGTCCGTATGGGAACAATCCGAGTCCGGATGAGGAGAAAGAAGATTCTTCGGATCGATGGAGGAATGATGGGTTACTCTATTCCTACCCATGATTTTGGATTGATACAAGGCCTGGTCCGCCTTTTCAATAAGAAGCCTTTGAAGGTCGGCATTCTCATTCCCTCGATTGGAATGAAACTGAATCGTAGAGATCCCGATGCTTACGGTTACATTCTTTTTCTCCCACGAAAAATTTCGGATCGTTCTCGCTATGGATTCTGCGATTGTTCCGGCCTCTTTTTCCGAAGCTCCCGGAAGTGCGATGATGAATTCTTCTCCGCCGTAACGACCGACAATATCACTTTTTCTCGTGGATCGGAGGAGGAGGTTCCCAAGGTGAACCAAAACCTGATCCCCCTCCAGATGACCGAACTGATCGTTGAAGGCTTTGAAGTGATCTGCGTCGATCATCAAGAGCGAAATCGTTTGTTCTTGTTTTTGTGCGAGGAGGATATGATAGTAAAGTTCTTCGTGGAAAGCTCTGCGATTTTTGAGTTTGGTAAGCGGATCTGTCGAAGCGAGTTCAAGAAGTTTATCGTTCGCTTCTTTGAGTTCGGTCGCGAGTTGACTGTTTTTCAGATTGGATTCTACAAGATCGGTGATGTCGCGCCCGGTGATATAAATCATATCCGATTGAAGATCGGGAAAAGCTGTCCACGAAAGAAACTTATAAATTCCATTGGAACACATGATTCTATTTTGGAATGACACCATCGGTGCACCGGAGGTAAGTTTGTTGAACTCTTGGATCGTCCCTTCTAAATCTTCGGGATGTAGAAGATTGAAAGGATTTTTA
The window above is part of the Leptospira stimsonii genome. Proteins encoded here:
- a CDS encoding sensor domain-containing diguanylate cyclase, with amino-acid sequence MSYKNEYNLEKFYNYSLDLFSIQRMDGTVISVNPAFERLLGWSAEDLLGKMPFDLLHPEDFDEAVKEFSKLDNGVPKASIQNRLRCANGNYRYIAWTGFPDLESGLVYITGRDITDLVESNQRISQLAAELKEANDRLFEQASTDPLTQLKNRRAFGAELQRILFFMQKQESQISLMMIDADHFKAFNDQFGHPEGDQVLIQLASLLLEKAGKEDIVGRFGGEEFIIALPNTSAESAIGIAETFLNAVREFPWEKRKITISIGISTFTFDSSSTFTNQDCALFLIEAADQALYHSKAKGRDKATHSLQMNSGC
- a CDS encoding sensor domain-containing diguanylate cyclase, with amino-acid sequence MKHREEFDLEKFYNYSLDLFAVRKIDGTVVSVNPAFKRILGWSEEDLLGKNPFNLLHPEDLEGTIQEFNKLTSGAPMVSFQNRIMCSNGIYKFLSWTAFPDLQSDMIYITGRDITDLVESNLKNSQLATELKEANDKLLELASTDPLTKLKNRRAFHEELYYHILLAQKQEQTISLLMIDADHFKAFNDQFGHLEGDQVLVHLGNLLLRSTRKSDIVGRYGGEEFIIALPGASEKEAGTIAESIARTIRNFSWEKKNVTVSIGISTIQFHSNRGNENADLQRLLIEKADQALYQSKIMGRNRVTHHSSIDPKNLLSPHPDSDCSHTD